A DNA window from Vigna angularis cultivar LongXiaoDou No.4 chromosome 1, ASM1680809v1, whole genome shotgun sequence contains the following coding sequences:
- the LOC108341172 gene encoding early nodulin-55-2, with amino-acid sequence MASSSPFLVMLSMCLIICCCEAKQYVVGGTANSWKTPLSSPDSLIHWANSHHFKIGDTLVFKYDERTESVHEVNKTDHERCNTVGKEHVVFKDGNTKVLLTKSGFRHFISGNQSHCRMGLKLTVVVVTAKTKNNPTSPTPSPSPSPSPSPSPLPSPSPLPNNHGVNGSSSGGFIMMWLLGFIMLLL; translated from the exons ATGGCTTCATCATCTCCATTTTTGGTGATGCTCTCAATGTGCTTGATAATTTGCTGCTGTGAAGCCAAACAGTATGTGGTTGGAGGCACTGCAAATTCCTGGAAGACTCCTCTCTCCTCACCAGATTCACTCATCCACTGGGCCAACTCTCACCATTTCAAAATCGGCGATACTCTCG tATTTAAATACGATGAGAGAACTGAGTCAGTGCATGAAGTGAACAAGACAGACCACGAAAGGTGCAATACGGTGGGGAAAGAACATGTCGTGTTCAAAGATGGTAACACCAAGGTCTTGCTTACGAAATCTGGATTCAGACATTTCATAAGTGGAAATCAGAGTCACTGCCGCATGGGCTTAAAACTCACAGTGGTTGTCGTCACTGCCAAAACCAAAAACAATCCTACTTCTCCaacaccatcaccatcacctTCACCTTCACCTTCACCTTCACCATTGCCATCGCCTTCACCACTTCCAAATAATCACGGTGTTAATGGTAGTTCGAGTGGTGGATTCATTATGATGTGGTTGTTGGGGTTCATCATGTTACTGCTTTAA